From one Lycium ferocissimum isolate CSIRO_LF1 chromosome 5, AGI_CSIRO_Lferr_CH_V1, whole genome shotgun sequence genomic stretch:
- the LOC132058065 gene encoding uncharacterized protein LOC132058065 codes for MALLQKVTTTTSRPALISSLRSLSSSTPAAAGTSQAPATKPSTSPALPKAAEYVISKVDDLMNWARRGSLWPMTFGLACCAVEMMHTGAARYDLDRFGVIFRPSPRQSDCMIVAGTLTNKMAPALRRVYDQMPEPRWVISMGSCANGGGYYHYSYSVVRGCDRIVPVDIYVPGCPPTAEALLYGILQLQKKINRRKDLLHWWSN; via the exons ATGGCTCTTTTACAGAAAGTAACCACAACAACTTCCCGCCCTGCTTTAATCTCTTCCTTGAGGTCACTTTCTTCAAGTACACCGGCAGCAGCCGGAACTTCACAGGCCCCGGCAACGAAACCGTCAACATCGCCGGCGCTACCTAAAGCAGCGGAATATGTGATTTCTAAGGTAGATGATCTTATGAATTGGGCCCGACGTGGCTCCCTCTGGCCTATGACTTTCGGGCTGGCTTGTTGTGCTGTTGAGATGATGCATACTGGTGCGGCTAGGTATGATTTGGATCGTTTTGGTGTTATTTTCCGGCCCAGCCCGAGACAATCTGATTGTATGATTGTTGCTGGTACTCTTACCAATAAGATGGCTCCTGCCTTACGAAG GGTATATGATCAGATGCCAGAACCGAGGTGGGTGATATCGATGGGGAGCTGTGCGAATGGAGGTGGTTATTACCACTACTCATACTCAGTGGTGAGGGGTTGTGATAGGATTGTTCCTGTTGATATTTATGTACCTGGTTGTCCTCCCACAGCCGAGGCCTTGCTCTATGGCATTTTGCAGCTTCAGAAGAAAATTAACCGCCGCAAAGATTTGCTTCATTGGTGGAGCAACTGA
- the LOC132055365 gene encoding dof zinc finger protein DOF3.1-like produces MQDPSFYPQMKPQFPEQEHLKCPRCDSPNTKFCYYNNYNLSQPRHYCKSCKRYWTKGGTLRNIPVGGGSRKNTKRSSKKNTSTTSFNVSSSSSTNNPKTEPFGIPAIPTGPFSSLLVSNEGQFGNFLEALKPNNNNSSSGLGSGSGSGSGLDANQQNGNNAYLGVQNGGDSNNFWPDLAIYTPGLNFQ; encoded by the coding sequence ATGCAAGACCCATCGTTTTATCCACAAATGAAACCTCAATTCCCAGAACAAGAACACTTAAAATGTCCAAGATGTGATTCACCAAACACAAAATTCTGTTATTACAACAATTACAACCTTTCTCAGCCACGTCACTATTGCAAAAGCTGTAAAAGGTATTGGACTAAAGGCGGTACTCTTCGTAACATTCCAGTTGGTGGCGGGTCCCGTAAAAACACAAAACGATCAAGTAAAAAAAACACCTCAACGACGTCGTTTAatgtttcttcatcttcatcaacaaataatCCAAAAACAGAGCCTTTTGGTATACCGGCAATTCCTACCGGGCCATTTAGTTCACTGTTGGTGTCAAACGAGGGGCAATTTGGGAATTTTCTGGAAGCTTTGAAGCccaataataataattcaagTTCGGGCTTGGGTTCGGGCTCGGGCTCGGGCTCGGGCTTAGATGCTAACCAACAAAATGGGAATAATGCATATTTGGGTGTTCAGAATGGTGGAGATTCTAATAATTTTTGGCCTGATCTCGCAATTTACACCCCAGGTTTAAATTTCCAGTGA